In one window of Desulfonatronum thioautotrophicum DNA:
- a CDS encoding metal-dependent hydrolase → MPSPVAHAVAGVTTYLAFVPRTPLPWTTRATFLGACVFLAVFPDLDFLPGLIVGAPNQFHQGPSHSLLVVALVWLAVLALLSVRRRTWLRGLSRQTLLLGTALAAFSHPFLDYFSIGNGIPLFWPLDSSTYASPWPLFLNVTRDNVPGAAFFLSLFSLHNLLALSRELLFSVALLTLVAGLRQYQQPAWAWVLSGIALIMVLVLVEPGWTAAAF, encoded by the coding sequence ATGCCGTCGCCAGTAGCCCATGCCGTCGCGGGAGTCACCACCTACCTCGCCTTTGTGCCCCGGACCCCGTTGCCGTGGACGACACGGGCAACTTTTCTGGGGGCCTGCGTCTTCCTGGCGGTCTTTCCGGATCTGGATTTTCTTCCAGGGCTCATTGTCGGGGCTCCGAACCAGTTTCATCAAGGTCCAAGCCACAGTCTGCTGGTGGTGGCCCTGGTCTGGCTTGCGGTGCTTGCCCTGCTCTCTGTCCGGCGTCGGACCTGGCTCCGGGGCCTTTCCCGGCAGACATTGTTGCTGGGCACCGCCCTGGCGGCCTTCTCGCATCCGTTTCTGGATTATTTCAGCATCGGCAACGGCATCCCGTTGTTCTGGCCCTTGGATTCCAGTACCTATGCGTCGCCCTGGCCCCTGTTCCTGAACGTGACCCGGGACAACGTTCCTGGAGCCGCCTTCTTTCTCAGCCTTTTCAGCCTGCACAATCTGTTGGCTCTTTCCCGCGAACTTCTTTTCAGCGTTGCACTGCTGACCCTGGTCGCCGGTCTGCGCCAATACCAACAACCCGCCTGGGCCTGGGTGCTTTCAGGAATAGCGCTGATAATGGTTCTGGTGTTGGTCGAGCCGGGTTGGACAGCGGCTGCGTTTTGA